A genome region from Leptodactylus fuscus isolate aLepFus1 chromosome 6, aLepFus1.hap2, whole genome shotgun sequence includes the following:
- the LOC142210476 gene encoding transmembrane protein 26-like — MCNCLKILAAICSRTLFALHGLLMVYVMVDIKKDDFYWSFLTGIVLLFIEMIVTLKMTKHGEWKWFSPMVFLYLCTVIPSIFVVEFDYLEIRMIINDTNSTDSECTKDVIKELSSEAQSAEELTVLVLILGRWMMPRGKMSRDQLAQLLLLYLALGADMLDILELMKEPSVKTNQTITVVGLCLFSWAIMQFTLILTQTLSSSSEDPEVGERGHSSSGVKNCVMTLCCTSEVWSVLITVLMQDGPFLVYRLYLVTREGVFNESMVFFICKNILSVIIQLYRVVVFVCNENRKRKKFKQLHINL, encoded by the exons ATGTGTAACTGCCTGAAGATACTGGCGGCCATCTGCAGCCGGACATTATTTGCTCTTCATGGCTTACTTATGGTGTATGTTATGGTAGATATCAAGAAAGATGATTTCTACTGGAGCTTTCTCACTGGAATTGTTCTCTTATTTATCGAGATGATCGTGACACTGAAGATGACAAAACATGGAGAATGGAAATG GTTCTCTCCGATGGTGTTCCTGTATTTATGTACTGTTATCCCCTCTATATTTGTGGTGGAATTTGATTATCTAGAAATTAGAATGATCATTAATGATACAAACTCGACAGATTCTGAATGCACCAAAGAT GTCATCAAAGAACTCTCATCTGAGGCGCAAAGTGCAGAAGAGTTAACTGTCCTGGTCCTGATTTTAGGACGTTGGATGATGCCAAGAGGGAAAATGAGCCGTGACCAGCTCGCTCAGCTACTTCTGCTCTACCTTGCTTTAGGTGCAGATATGTTGGATATTTTAGAACTGATGAAGGAGCCTTCAGTCAAAACCAACCAGACTATAACTGTGGTGGGCCTGTGTCTATTCAGCTGGGCCATAATGCAATTTACATTAATTCTCACCCAAACTTTGTCGTCCTCATCTGAAGATCCCGAGGTCGGTGAGCGGGGTCATTCATCCTCTGGAGTAAAGAACTGCGTCATGACTTTATGTTGTACCAGTGAGGTCTGGAGTGTGCTTATCACAGTGTTGATGCAGGATGGGCCCTTTCTGGTGTACCGCCTGTACTTGGTAACTAGAGAGGGAGTGTTCAATGAATCCATGGTCTTTTTTATATGCAAAAACATTCTGTCTGTTATCATACAATTATACAGGGTGGTTGTGTTCGTGTGCAATGAAAATCGCAAAAGAAAGAAATTTAAACAATTGCATATAAATCTGTAA